From the Salarias fasciatus chromosome 5, fSalaFa1.1, whole genome shotgun sequence genome, the window CCTGAACCCCCTGACACTCCGCAAGCCACCAACTCCTACACTGCACAGACTCTCACATCAAGTAGCCACGTTTGGTTAAACGCCAGACTTCCTAATGATTTTCACGTTGTAAGATATGGCTGTTAATGACTGTTGGGATCTATaggaaataaaaagcagagCTCTCTTCATGCTAGTAATCTCAATATTCAAACTGCTGTAACTGTATTAGTTTATTActaatgcatttttaaatataattagtattaataacaataacaattaattcagtttaaaaaaataaatctcaggGAAGGGCATCTCCTTGATTCCAGgattttatttctgcattttcacttctgcCATTCTCTCTGGCAACCTGTGAGGCCATCATCCTGCTTTTTTCAGCAGAGCATCAGAAGCCGCTGTGCACtcgttcaggaaaaaaaaacttaataaaCAATTTTAATCAGTGCGAGTCTGCACTGTTGTAGTTCATATACAAACTGACAGGAGACGGTAGAAGCCATCGCTATATTTTGTAGAGTGGCCAAATTTTAACTTTCACGGAGTTTGGACTGCTTAAAAACTGAAGCTTTAGATTTTTACCCTggtgcaatgtgtgtgtgtgtgtgtgtgtgtcctcacccATCTTGGATTCTTCTGCTTCTATGATTCTCCTCACAGACTCCTGCATCAGCAGAACCTACAGAGGAGCcaagggagagaggaggaggaggaggaggaagaggaggaggacgaggaggacagaggatggTGGAGAGATTTTCTGACAGGATTCACTCATGAGTTCATAACGAGAAGAGCTGAACTCAGACACAATGATCAATTATCCctcgcacgcgcacacactcacacacacacacacacacacacacacacacacacacacacacacacacacacacacacacacaatgagtgTTTCCCGCGCGTGAATACTCACAGCAGACTCtgcctcctgcttcttcttgGCAATGTCTGTGGCGGagcttttcctctgcagctccagctctctgacaaacacaaagcagacaTCTATGATCACCCACTGGGACTCACTGTGGAGACTCTCTCTGATGACAGCGCGAGCGTGGAAGAAGCCCCTCTAGTATTAATGACACCCATAACTGAAGAGACGGCGCTTTGGGGTGCGGCGCTGCCTTCATCTGATTAATAAAGTTCTGTCATCCAACTATTTCTTAAACTCACACATATTAAGTAGAtgacaagtaaaaaaaaaaaaaaaaaaaaaaaagattattgagAGTGAATGGAAAAGAAGACTCAGTCCGAATAACAGCGACTTTTCTTCATGACTTCAGAATGGAGTTTTCTGCAACGAGGACGGAGAAAGAGATGCTCACTGCTCCTTCTGTGCTTGTGTGTACGGGATGATGATGAGTCTGTGCACAGCCATGTAGACCAGCAGGGGTCCGGCAGTGGCGTAGAAGACAGCGCTGGGCAGCAGCTGATCAGTCAGGTGGACTGGGAACAGGTACGTCTGACTCGCACGTGCcagcctgcaggaaaaaaaaaaaaagcacaccgAGGATTACATTAGATTAGGCAGAGAGAAGAGCGCGCACATGACAGCGAGATCGTATTTTGCGCAGGGGCCGGTACTTGATCTTGAGCGTGACTCCCTGAGGGACGCCGATGCTGACAGTGGCTGACAGGACACTGTGTCGGCTGATCTTCCGCTCTGCTCCATATTCCACCACAGTGCCAAACCAGCCCGTCCTGTACCGAGAGGAGCACGAGCAGACACGACAGACTAAAGTAAGCAGCAAAAAACTTAAGATGCAGTCAAAATAAAACctccaaataaaacaaaaattcatGACAGGGACGTGTTGTAATGGAGATATACATATTTGAAGACATTTAATTTCATGCTGCGGTTTTTATATTTTAGTTTACATCAGCGGTGTGAATTTGTGACTTGGTTTGAATTGCAATACCCCCAAATCGTGCTTCCCTGTTCAAACAGGAGCAGAGGCCGATCACCAGGTCAGGACGCGGCGGTCGTGTGACAAAGTCAGGCCATGAGGAAAAAATGCACTTTGATTTGGAAACCATTATTACATAATGAAGCATTAAATACTAAAAACAATTATAGTCATTTCCcattgttgtttattttattctagAATAATGAACTACATGGTTGTTGAAGAAATGGGTGTATTGTTAAAGTTATGTTGCACATTTGCCCAGTAGGCGGGGCTTGACAGGGTTTTTTAATGTTCCTCATAAATGTGAGTCAGGGAGTGCGTGCCACTTTTGCTCCAAGGCTGAACGGAAAGCAGTCAGAACATCATTGTTCTGGTGGCGACTACACCTGCTGTGTTGTATTGTCTGAGTAGGcgaaagcacaaacacacaattttTAGTGCTGCTAATGTGACTTCAAAAAACGTTTAGGTCcctcatgttttattcatttatatgttcagattttttttgtatatatttcagggttagggttagaacTAACTTTTGaactgtaaatatttcataCTTGACTGAGCCTTTGACTTTGGtctggtcttcatcctggaACTTGTACTGGTAGCTCATCATCAGGTAGGAGTGAGGCACGCCCAGCTGAAAAAGAGGGTTTGGAAAGCCATGAAAATCATGATAAGAAACATGTACTGAATGAAACATACTCACCACACAGCGTGCGCGCTGTGTTACCTGCAGAGCCAGGGTGAAGTGGCTGCTCTTGGTGTCCCGCACCAGGCTGGTCGTCATGGCGCTGTTGGGTCCCCACCTCCACTGCAGGTACCCCATGGTGTTCTGATCCAGGTGGCGCGCCGTCATCAGGGAGCAGCTCGGCCTCAGGCCTCGAGGAGAGAACTGCAAGCCGCACTGAGCTGTCAAGAAGCTGCACAGACGGGAGTTGTGGAGGGAAAACAGAATCTTGTTTACAGGTCGAGACACAAAATATTCAGCGAGTCTATACAAAATGAATGCGGTCTTACCACCGCTGCGTGAGATTGCGAAACACCTTAAACCCTATGAGAGGTCCCAGTATGTCTCCTGCGCCAAACTCCACCTGCGGAGATgaatcaaacacacagagatagaggagactgcagaaggtcaaacacagaaaacttaGATTATCAGCCTGCATCTTTAACACAGCCTccgctgcctgtgtgtgtgtgtgtctgcacatcTCACCTCTCCCCAGCCCTTGGCTGACATGACTTTGCGTATGGTCATGTTGATGTTGCCCCCTCCGTTCCCATTGTGTGTAGATAGTGACCCAGACAGCACCGCCGTGTCAGTGTTTGTCAGAGGGGCCTGAAGACAGATAGGGAGACGGTATCGCGGAATACCAAAGGAACGCCGGCTCAGGTTAGCACGTGGGTGGACAGCAAATGCTgagcaaatgtgtttttctgtacCTCTATAGACTGAGAAATATGCATCTTGTTGATTTCAATATGTGGAAAGCCTCCCCCTGGCATCTCTTCAAAGTCCTCATCATAGCGGTCGAACAGGTCCGTTGCATCCACACCGACGCTGATGGTGCCCTGAATAAAGTGGAAGTGAGAtgaggggagggaaaaaaaaaaaaaaaaaaaaaaaaaaaaaaaaagcgagattGACAgaattaatttagaaaaaaggaaaagggtGAGTCACATAATGAAATCAAAGTAAAAAGCATCCACAGTCAAAGCAGAGCTCTGCTACCCTGCGTGCTTAATAACATCTGCCTAAAACTGGCAGCGTGAACgagaagaaacagagaaagtaACTGATAGAGGATTAACacgtggtggtgggggtggggggtgagtGAGTGAACCTTGGGGTTCGTTCTCTGCTGCAGCCGtctctcctctcgctctctctggaGCCGCTCGTACTCCTCTCGAATTTCCGCCGGTGTCCGCTTCCTCTCCACTATCTGCACAGTTTGTCGAGATAAAGAGGAGTGAGACGGCGATGAAGACGTACAGCAAATTCACTTTAATAAAAGACAAGCGGAGCAAGTGACTCGGTAAGAAGAAATACCTCCCAGCCTTCCACCTCCAGCCCCTTCTTTCCAAAGATATCATAGATGGCTCTGGAGTGAGCATCACTCAGCACTGAAGGGAAGTAAAGGAACGGACGTCAGAGCAGGTGGATATATTGTGTTGGGGAGGGTTCCATCAGGTATTGGAGGtaacaaaatacaaacactcAAATCAATGTAAGTTAAGTGGTATTGCTTAATACTTGCAGGGCTGCATGATATCAGGTGCACAAACAACACGCAATATTCTTCTTGAGTATAACAATATGATTTGCATCAAGACTGATACATTAAAGTATATGATGTTAATGactttgtgcttgttttttttccttttggtttgATTTAAGAAACAAGgagtttcttaaaaaaacaagcagtttgtgaagtttgttgtttttgatccTCATTGCTTGATTTTTTGCACTTTCATGCTTCTCACGTTTGCATGGCGGCCACCAAGTGTGAAATAATTAGGGCTGTCGATCAACTGAATTTTGTAGTGAATCGTGCATTTTTTATGAAttgatttaattaattaaacttTATGCCCCGTGTttaaaattctgtcattttgaatttgcagagTGTGAATGCACagttcataaaaacacaatttatcaatctttatttgtaatttatcaCAGCTCAGTCAGTCTTTCATATGTATGTTGTGCATGTTGATATCTTGAGTCTGAGAAATTTACAATATTTTGTGCAGCACTAACATAATACTTTCATTGCAAGTTTCATTACTTGTCTTTTTGTTCATACTAAAACTCACACAATTATTTGTTGTTACTGAATAGGCCAACAATTTGAAACAAGACTGAAACCATTTGATCTGCATCTTTACAGCTAAAaagttttattcttttcaaagaaagaaaaatatttctttatgtGTACTACCGGTTTTTGTATAGACAAGAAAAtaccaaacacaaacattcatttgtctgagaaatgctcttttaatgtaaatatttgcAGGTGTGTCTCACAATGCAGTTAAATGTTGGTAAAAAGTAACAGATTTTTAAAATAACATAACTTTTACTTGTGATTGCATACAATACAAGTAATGTAATATGACTGTTTAAGTTTCATGCCATAAAACTCCAGCCTTGCTACCTGGCATCAGCTGTACAATTGGCTGAAGCAGAATTTAAAGGCCATCTCAACAATCCCTCTCTTAAATCATTGGTCTGAGTCCATTTATGAGCAAAGTGCCTTTTTTGCGTTCAGATCAGCTCCTGATGATTCTGACCGCCTCTGGAGAAATAGTCTCCATCATTAGCTGAACAGATTATGTTGTGTATTCCAGTTTTgtcaagagtgtgtgtgttaggtcATTTCAATAATGCAAAATCccaagattgttttttttttttttttttgaaatctgTATTCTATAGTTGGGTCAGTTTTTTCTTAAGCGGCTTCAAGTTcaacaaaatgatttaaatctCTGCGCATTGTTAGAAATTCAGTTTCATCTCTTTGTCTGTTTCACCTTgctcttgttttatttatgcattttattgattttctaTATTTCCTAAAGCTATTGTCCTTCAGATTTAATTAGTTACTTAAGACGATCACTCCTAGTATCCCTTTTAGAaaatactttgttttcttttcagtgttacaattttttttttcttagcttGTTTTGTCAGCTTGTCAAATATCCGTAAAAACACCGACTTTCACTAACCTCAACAGAGGTGCTCCACAAATACAGCTTAAAATTGATTTATTGACACTGTCCTCACCCTCATAAGCCTGGTGGACCTGGTTGAAGAGCTGTTCGGCTTGTCTTTTCAGCTCAGGGTCTCGATGTTTGTCGGGATGGTAGAGCATACACAGCCTCCGATACGACACCTTCAACTCCTCTAATGTGGCCTGTGAGAGGAGGGAACAGCTGTTTACTCTGGACAGGGCTGTGAATCATAATGATGATCCTAAATCCTGATTCAACTGCTGGACACAGGGTAACACAGGTGATTTCTTCTTTTAGGGAAGCATTCTTGTATCAGATTGAAAATATCCCCAGTTCATCCTTTCTCAGTATGCATTATTGTTCTCTCTGGGTGTTTCTCTTCCCAAAgagtaaaaacatgcatttgaattAGATTGTTCACTCTAAATGGACTTGTAGGTACATATGAGTTTTAGTACCCACAGTAAGCAAAAGTCCACAGTAGAACATTCACTTCTAAGAGCTGACACTGCTATCAAAGCTCCTTGATTCAAATTTAAGAGTAGATATCTACTTTGACCACGCTGTGCAGCCTGGTGCTTCAGATCAAATCTGATGCTGTCAAGTGATGCTCCGGGTCACAGCTGTGGTCTCCGGAGATTCAGGAGGATGCATATCGATGCAGAGACATTAGACCTGCATGAGTGCGGACACATTCGCGTGCAGCGTGTCTGCTTGGTCCTGCATTCCTCAGAAAGCATCCTTCTGGTCTCCATCCAGATCCATGATGGAGCAGACACAGAGGAGCGTTATCCAACCGGAGGACGCTGCATCCGCCGCACGCCTCGCACTCAATGACAGTCTGCCTCCAAGGTCATGGCACGAGCTCTGCTACCGCCGGACgtgtgtgtgaaacacagaaacagccgTACCTCTTTCCTGACGTTGAGCAGAGAGTAATAGTCCTGGTTATTAAACTCGAAATCATCTTCCAAGGAAGCCGCCATGTTTGCGTTTGGCCCGGTTCGGTCCCGCCCACCTCTTCAGTGTTCTGGAAGCTGATTGGTCCGCTGCAGGAGCGCTCGAGCCGCCCGTTCTGTTGCCCTCTACCGGCTGACACctgacacgcacgcacgcacgcacgcacgcacgcaaacTGCAGAGTACAATTCTCACTTTATTTGAATAGTCAACACTGCGTATTAATAATCATGCACAAGATGCTTTTGTGAGCAGGTGTGAATCCAGCTTCCCAAAAGAGATCGAGTGAAAGCCATTCAggttatttatatttttatttcaatatcTGGACAGTGACTCTTGCATCATATTAGTGAGAATGCCCCATGTTTAAATTGGGGAGCCGATCTGTGAGGAGTATGCGTGTCATTCCTATGTGTGCGTAAAGATGTTCTCCTCCAAAGTCTAAGGGCATGCATGTGAAGTCTAACTTGTGATAGTTGGCATGGCTGTGTGTAATCTTGCAACCGTTTTAAAAATACAAGGACATCTATCTATTTTACCACATCTATCATACTGCCGTTCAAATGAGGAATCTTGAATCAAGGTCTCTTAGTCAGGGTTAcaatcttttattttctccacggtgaagcacacactgcacacactatCGCACAAAGACATCCTGCTTTTCTATTCCAAACTACAAGAACCAGACCTTAATAGATGGAGCTTTTTCCTTCACCACACCTGAACTCCATCAGTGATCAATAAGAGGATTTCTCTCATTGTCCTCCTAAAAACTCATCTGTTCATAACAACTTCATGATCTTGCTTGTTCCAGTACACTTTCTTTTaatatgtttctgtttttcatgttggacACCCAGGAGATACAGAACATTTAAGTTGCAGTGACTCTTGTCCACTGTTTTATTAATAATTCCAATTTTATTCAGCAAGGTGAACAGAATGAAAAAGAGAAGCAGTGTTTGTCTCCAAACAAAATCAGAGGAGTTTGTTTTGGTGCAATCCATCTAAAACTGATCTGATGAACTTTGCCAAAAACATTGAGGCTTTTAGCTTTAGTTACAATAACGTGACTTCTACTGTAGTTTTTGTGGCTCACATCCTCTTTGTGCCACCTTCACCTGACACGTTTAAGTAATCTGCAGTAGTGTTCTGTAGTGGTCCGCTGCATTAGTTCAGCACCAGCTGTCTtctgttatttgccttcattgCCAGTGTAATCTGCTCGGGGACCCTGGGGCTAAAATGAGCTAAAATTGCCCCCCCCCAGTAAGACTCAGTTTCTCCCTGTGTGCATTGCAGACCTGCTTAATGTCTGGTATACTGTGTGGTAATTTGATTAAGCAAAAGTTAATTCAGGAATATGTAAGACACACACCATATGAAATAAGATGATCTAAAAACTGATTTTATACACAAGGTTCTTCTGCAAGTACACACCCTGTCATTTTCAAATAATTACATTATCATAAATGAATTAACAGTTTAAGATGTTAACTTGCAAAgtggattttgtgtgttttacaggtCATTCAAGGGGTTTTATTTGCATGTTGTCATCTattgcttctgctgtgttttagcttttttttttcctctgctcaaaGATTCCCTCTTCAGTGGAAATAAGCTTATTCACTATTGCAGTTACCTCACAGAGCAGAACTACATTttacaaaaatatcaagcaataGATTGATAGAAAGCTCCACAAAATGTATCCTGGTCTCATATTTATACATAGTCAATGCACATGATGACAAATTGACAGCATAAAAATAATTACGTTTGCATTTTCTGATCACATCTTTCTAATCATCTTTTAATATTATGAATTCTGGTCAGGAATTTCAGATATGATTGATTTTTTTGCCTTTCTGTGAATGATCATATTCATTCACTCTGCATCAGTAATTCTTTGCAAAATGCACCATTACCTGCATTTTAGGTCAGAGACTTTAAAACCACCTCTTGAAGATGGCATATTGTCATTCCGCTCCAGCCTCAGAGCAAAGATTGACACAAACACGGCTCTAAAGATCCGCTGTAGATTTAAGTTTTATTATTACATCATTCTCAGTAGATACAGAGACCTCATTGTCATTCATCTCACTTGAATCCTGTCGATCCGTGCCTCTGCACTGCGAGGCTGTACGCGCAGCATACGTAGCCGAGGACGAGCCATTCAAAACCTCTGTTTTCCGTGAAGCGTGTCTACGGAGAGGATTGTCTCTGTCAAACACAAGGCTTTGGTGCAAAGGCGATATTCCACCCTGAGGCACAGAGTGACAGTGTGGGCTGGAAAAGAGAACATAATGGTCCCAGTTAAGCCCTACTATTTAGATGGGATAACCTCGTATAAAGAAGGAGAATTATAAATAGCCCATTCGTGAGCATATTAGGCTCGTTATGAACTAAACTTTCCGCAGAGATATCACAGCAGATATTCCTGTCAGAGCCCAAAActgaaggggggtgggggggtgggggtgggcatGTGgagggggttggggtggggtgAAGGGGGCGCTTTCATTTTACCCTACAAGTTTTCATCTGACCTGTCATCACTTCAGTTTAATAACATGGCTCAAAGAAAGCAGGTAGTGAGTGCGCACAGGCTGTGTAGGCGCGTGTGGAGCTGTCCTTTCAGCACCGCGAGCCTCAGCACCACGGCACCCGCCAGCCCAcgcgcattaaaaaaaaaaaaaaaagtctctttcaggcacttctttcttttcatttaaattcaagcCAGGGTTCATAATTTATGGCGAGACGCGACCTTACATCGCATTTTCTCTACAGTCCACTGGGCTTGCCTGTGAAAGAATAAGAGAGAGCGCGCGCGGGGTTTGTATGCGCGCGAAGCTCGTGTAAAAGAAAGTGTATAGGCCTACGTTGTGAGCGCGcgcgcgtttgtgtgtgtgaaagagagagagagagagtgaagatgatgatgagcatgatgatgatgctgtGGGAGGCTGTCAAGGTGTCCTCGAATACAGACGTCGTTCAGTGACGTGAGAGGgttgggagagagagagagagagagagagagcgacagcaagagagagagggagagcgagtgCGCGTGAACATCAGGGGGCGTGTAAAACGGGAAGAAGCAGAGGGATGGAGGATTTCTATGGCAAGCCAAAGCTGCCACAATTATTGCTTCTCATGTCGTGCAATTTAAATCAGAATGCACCTCTTTGCGTTTCACTGTCAATGCAGAgtttcacttcattttaaactatt encodes:
- the dnajc11b gene encoding dnaJ homolog subfamily C member 11, with the protein product MAASLEDDFEFNNQDYYSLLNVRKEATLEELKVSYRRLCMLYHPDKHRDPELKRQAEQLFNQVHQAYEVLSDAHSRAIYDIFGKKGLEVEGWEIVERKRTPAEIREEYERLQREREERRLQQRTNPKGTISVGVDATDLFDRYDEDFEEMPGGGFPHIEINKMHISQSIEAPLTNTDTAVLSGSLSTHNGNGGGNINMTIRKVMSAKGWGEVEFGAGDILGPLIGFKVFRNLTQRCFLTAQCGLQFSPRGLRPSCSLMTARHLDQNTMGYLQWRWGPNSAMTTSLVRDTKSSHFTLALQLGVPHSYLMMSYQYKFQDEDQTKVKGSVKTGWFGTVVEYGAERKISRHSVLSATVSIGVPQGVTLKIKLARASQTYLFPVHLTDQLLPSAVFYATAGPLLVYMAVHRLIIIPYTQAQKEQELELQRKSSATDIAKKKQEAESAVLLMQESVRRIIEAEESKMGLIILNAWYGKFVSDTSQRQEKAKVIDVTVPLQCLVKDSKLILTEASKAGLPGFYDPCVGEEKSLKLLYQFRGVMHQVISADLEPLRIPKQSHRIESES